Within the Osmerus eperlanus chromosome 10, fOsmEpe2.1, whole genome shotgun sequence genome, the region atacagagggttcaccacaatatgtaaaccattggtgagtctcaaaaacaggaagaccagattagagtttgccaaaaaacatctaaaagagcctgtacagttctggaacaacatcctatggacagatgagaccaagatcaacttgtaccagaatgatgggaagagaagagtatcgagaagggaaggaactgctcatgatccaaagcataccacctcatcagtgaagcatggtggaggtagtgttatggcgtgggcatgtatggctgccaatggaactggttcccttgtatttatcgatgatgtgactgctgacaaaagcagtaggatgaattctgaagtgtttcgggcaatattatctgctcagattcagccaaatgcttcagaactcataggacggcgcttcacagtgcagatggacaatgacccgaagcatactgcgaaagcaaccaaagagttttttaaggcaaagaagtggaatgttctgcaatggccaagtcaatcacctgacctaaatccaattgagcatgcatttcacttgctaaagacaaaactgaagggaaaatgccccaagaacaagcaggaactgaagacagttgcagtagaggcctggcagagcatcaccagggacgaaacccagcgtctggtgatgtctatgggttccagacttcaggctgtcattgactgcaaaggatttgcaaccaagtattaaaagtgacaattagatttatgattatgttagtttgtccaattatttttggtcccttaaaaagggggggggccacatataaaatgtgttgtaattcctacaccgttcacctgatttggatgtaaataccctgaaattaaagctgaaagtctgcacttaaagcacatcttgattgtttcatttcaaatccattgtggtggtatacagagccaaaatgatgaaaattgtgtcaatgtccaaatatttatggacctaactgtacgtgtgaaattaggtcctgaaagcatgtgcaaagcgcaaaaactttgtcgcactgaaatgttgagttagaccgttgaacagtttctcttccgttttcagctcaggttttgtataggcggagccaaaacccgaccgatctacgtcacagcgacctatctacatcagatcacagacggttgcattctgttactcagctggtaggatgcaaagacaaagaaaTTAATACATTAAACACTCAAGAGATTGCATGTAGGTCTGATCTGATATCTGCAATAGATTTAGcaagtgttgctgttgttgctaaattcaataaattcgagggggcggagattcaGCTTCTACAGGcgacacgccctcccagtctccAGCAGAGAaggctgctgattttctcacgatttcagagcctaatttaacatacttgtcggtggggtttttttcattcgaatttggatgggtagttaacaacacattcttctgtggtgtgatgaacttcaaactaattttcaattccactttacaggatctttaaagcagATATGACTATTCTGGTTTAGGGAAAacaggaagtagagagagaggggcagtatGGGATGATGTGGAGTGGAAAGCTTACTCTGTCCACCATGAAGTCAATAGCATCCGCCATTTTGGGATCAACAGGTCCTCTTGAGAAGTTCCCAAGAACAATCTTTTTCAACATGAAGGCAGGCATCAACCAAAAGCTGGATAACAGGGATGAAAAAACATGGTGGTTGTAGCTGTTACTCACAAACTCCAGTGAAGGATGGTGGATAAATGGAGAAAACAAAGAGATGCGATGGCCACTCCCTGATGCCAGAGACTCTTACCTGTTAGCTGTCCATGTCTGATTAAAGATGGATGTGTCACTGAAGGAGTTACACAGGACCAGGGAATGCACTCTGGGGGACTTGTGCGTGCACTCAGCAAACTTCTGAGCCAGGAATCCACCCAATGAGGCACCAAACAGATGGACCTGAAACAGAAGTGAGACCATGGTAGATCACATCACTTTCTAACCACACATAGCAGCATAGATAGTCATTGGGAAGGCTTGAGTGAATGACAAGTTATAAACCTTATCCAACTGCAAATGGTCAAGCAACTTCCGAAAACCATCACAGAATTCCAAAAGATCCCAGTACACAGGATACTGCAGCTAAGATGTAAAAAGAGAGCACAGGACAGAATCACTGCGATGAACTTCCTAAACATTCAATTCAAAAACCAAGGTTCGAGTCATTGTAAAAACAGTCTCACTATTAGTTTTCTAAATGGGaatacagacacatgcacacaagatTAAATCAACTCCAAACATCAGAACCACATACATGCATGGTTGtgcacatacaaatacatttattttgaccAACTGCTAAAAGATGCATAAGAGTTTGATACCTTAACTATGGGTGTTTACTCAACAGTATAGTCTAAATTTCACGCACATCTGGTGCATCTACACTGTAAAATGAGGAGGGATACATTGGTGGGAGACTGCAGAGACTATTTGTAAATTCACAGCATGTCCACTACTTCATACAAGACTACACCATTACTGACAGTCTACGGCTAATTTTTCTCATCTTACCGAGATCACTCTGTAGCCCCAGCCTGTGAGAGCTAGGACTTGCTGGAAGAACACCTCTGCTGTCCCACTGACAGGGGGAAGGAATATTATGGGACACCGAATGCTCTTTGGTCCTGTATCGTACAAGGACCAGACCTTGCTGTCGTCATCATCCACAATTATCTGTAGTGAAACAGGGGACTGATTTAGACTGTTTCTTTGAATGTGGCTTATTGATTCAAATTCAATAAGTAGTGAAGACACAATGACCATGGCAAGGGACGGTATGTGGCAACATCACTGCAAACATTTTGAAAAGAGAACCCAGCTGGTTGAATCATGTCAGATAACATGCCATCTTTGCAGTTACACCATTTTATATCCTTTTGTACAGATGTCATAATAAAAGCctgaaataataattaaaaaactcactcttttCAGGGGCACTGTGCTTCGGAACCAGTTGTAGTCCGGGGATACGCGTATCTCCTCCATTTCTGAGAAGACAAGCCGATACTGTACTAACTCGCTACAAAGAAAAGCATGATGATATCGATACACTTGTACAATAAATAACTATAGCTAGCTAGGTTTCCTATTTAAGCAAAAGAGTATTAACTTTACTACTTCCTTTGTGGTTAAGCTATTAAGAGTACACCAAATTGAAATCAACGACGATTGTCAAGAAAACTGCCTGACAGACCATAGATCTCTGTGACAGAGAGCATGCCGCAGCACAAGCAACACTCGTGACGACGTAGCGGTAACAAGCTAGCTCGCACTCTCCAGCTCGTAACAAGAATGTCATGAAGTTAAAAACAATGTTTAAGCACATTTGGTCCAATCCCTCAAGGAAGCGGATCTTAAATGCAAGAAAAGTTACCGATTTCTCTTTGGATAGCATTCAATGTATCCGTTGACTGTTATCCATGGATTAGAGGCATTTTACATCGCTTCTATAGCTAGCCATTTGGTCATATGACATTATTTGCATGTACTTCCGTGTTTCTTTGCGCGCTGGTGCGTTTCAATAGTATAGCCTGCTTTCCTTTTCTGTGCTTCCACTGATTTAATCACTTGCCTACAGCAGCAGTTGCATGCTTAAAAAGGGAATAAACCTTACGAATAAATGTAATGGATGGTAATCTCGCTGTATTGGTCAACTGGCTAATTTAATTTAGATGATTGGATCATCAATCCGTGTCCAACTTTAGATCTCTGTTAGTTTTATCATCTCGTCACATGGTTTACATCATACGAGAGCACATGTTTTGTGCAGGTATGTGTAAACTGTAAAAGCATTGAAGATACCAGTTCAAACACATTTATGTGGTTTAAAGTGGCAACATGCGCAAACCTACGCAGCAATAGTGCATCTTGAAACACAGCACAGTATCTGTCATAACACCAGGGTTTTGTCGATGCATGACGTGAGACTTTTAACAGTGAAGCAAAGTGTGCTCCTGCTGCTGTAATTTCATGAATACTGCGTTGCTTTTTTTCTATGATTCTCGCAGTCAAGCATTTTTGTGATAACCTGAGTAAGTTCAACAGTAATATAGGAAGATATCCCCAATTAAGTTGAAATTGTTCTTCTCTTACTGTAGCCTACTAGCATGTAATTCacattagctagttagctaactgGCTGTTTACGAGCTACTTGTTTCACAACAGTGAAACAACAAGTGTTATTCAATGAAAGTAGTTAGCTAATTAGTGACTCTAATTCCACTCTTGCAGATTTGGACCGGCAGCGGTGACATTGAGCTCGAGCGCAGCACTGAATGCTGTCTGAACATTGTGTTCTATTTACTAGCTACAGCTAGTCTAACGCAAATTCTGAAAATAGAACATTTCTACTATCTTTGCTCATATAAAAAAGATCATGTCCTGCACTTGCAGATCAGCGGCGAGGTTGTTCATAACCTCTCAAAAAGGTATGCTCACTGACCAGTCATGTTATGTGTAGTCCACGTTTGATCAGTTGGGCACGGTCATGTGCATTTTTCTTGCTACTTAAGTAGCTCCAAATACAGTGTATATttaattttattgtatatttgttGGAAGCGTTAGAGCTATTTTAAGAGCTGTTGTTGGCCGTGATGTGTTTATGACCATGTGACATGTCTGCAGGTGTCTCCTACTCTCGAGCTCAGGTATTCTCCATCAGTAGACCAGGAACACCTGGTGTGCGATTGACAAGGAGAGCTCCTGTCAGATCATTTTCTGAAACATCTGTATATTTTTCATCTAAAGACGTaaaagatggagatggagggaaggtacgtttgttttgttttcttggTATGCGCCATCCCATCTCAACCCCAAGTGGTTTGACATTTATTACATGACAGAATTCTCCACAGAAGTTTATGAGCCTAAACCTGTCTGTCATGCAGATTCATTGCATTTAGTGTTTGAGAATGTTATCCCTATTAATGCTTTAAAATGTCATGGTAGAAATCAGCCAGTGAGACGAAGAGAGGCAGTTCTGGAGGCTCGGGAAAGGGAGGCAGCCAGCTGCGCTGTCCTAAATGTGGAGACGCCTGCACGCACGTAGAAACCTTTGTGTGTAAGTGCTTATTTCCAAGATTATTATTATATACGTGTTTAGCCTAAAACCACCAACCTCATTGTCCAGAAGTTACCACAAATGTATATACAAAACATGGTGTTCACTGGTGTCATGGTGGAGGTACATGGGGTTTGGTTCTGTACTAAGATATATCTAATCTGACATCAATACACAAAAGTGTTACAGCTAAACAACAAAACATCAACTTTACTAAATACAAAAGTATTCATGTTGCTGACGCTGAACTAAAATGTGTCCACTGGGCCTGCTTGTCTGGATCTGGGTGATGTTAATGCCCAGCCAGACAAATTCAGCCACTTTGGAAGTGTTCCTCTAACAAACAGCCAAGGGGGATTGTTTAGGTTGATTCAGCCCGAGTCCTATTCACGTCCAACTGACCAATAAAGGGTTCCCATAAAACCAACAGAGGTCCATCATCAGAGCCCTGCTGTTTTTGTCAGACTGCTAGTGTGTTTTGGACTCTAAACAGGAGCATGGGAACAATCTTGCTGCAATAAAGAAAAATGTGCACAGTGATAGAAAATGCTCACTGTATTTAATTAGAAGGGATTTTCcataaatgtgctatataaactTGATTTTCCTCCTCCTGGTAAGCCCAGTAGGAGATTATTGATCTAAATAACATGCTCAGCAGCTAGGCATATAGGTAAGGGAATATGGTATCCCAGGCCTACTGACCTGCTCTCTTTAAGCAGAGCTAGTGTTAACTGTCTTTGCTCAGTGATCACACACCTATAGGGCATGTCAAAAGTGGTGGGCAACTGGTCTCAGGCATATTGTGTAATGCTAAAAATACTCCCCTTACATAACTACTCCCTCCTGGTGGAAGCTATGCTAGCACATGAAGGCCCAAATACATAACAACTTTTGTAGAACTGAAAGTACAACTGAACATACTAGATCTAGGCTTAAAAAGCAAATGTGCTCCCATATCTTCAGCTGGGATTATAAAGCTTTTTCACAGGGTTTTGTGACATTGAGAAGAGTTACTCAGGTTCTGTGAGTTCTGTGACAGAGAGCTAGGCTGTTGCCATCACTTGCACGTCTGGCTGTTGAAGATACGTTCAAGAAATAGGTAACCTAGCTGTGCTCCGCCGACGTAGGGCAGTATAAGGCCTGAGGAAATTGTGGTGCCACGGGACGGAGGCTTGCCGGTGGTCAGGCATACGGCGCAGCTCTGTCCATGTCAAACCCAACTGGCTGGACTTGAAGGCTGAGGCTGTGGCACCTATAGGACATTTAATCATTAATTCACTTAATGTATATTCAACAATCAGGAATTTCTAAGCTAGACGTAGCTATCCATGGTGTTAAATGTAAGCGTCTCCTTAAatcaatttttttttctctgtacATTGGTGTACTTCCATCTCAGCCTTTTTTTCTGCATAGTTATTCCTTTTCACAGAACCCTTATTTGTACCTTCACACACCTGATTGGTTATAGGGACCAGGCAAATTACTCAATTATTTAATGATTCCAAACACATGGTGGAGCCTCACCGACTTCTGAAGAAATTGTGTGAGCAAAATACCAACGTATACAAATTTAGCATAGAGCGTTAGACGGCACCCCTGGGAGTTAGACGGCACCCCGGGGAGTTAGACGGCACCCCTGGGAGTTAGACGGCACCCCGGGGAGTTAGACGGCACCCCGGGGAGTTAGACGGCACCCCGGGGAGTTAGACGGCACCCCGGGGAGTTAGACGGCACCCCTGGGAGTTAGACGGCACCCCGGGGAGTTAGACGGCACCCCTGGGAGTTAGACGGCACCCCGGGGAGTTAGAAGGCACCCCGGGGAGTTAGACGGCACCCCTGGGAGTTAGACGGCACCCCGGTGTGGTCGATGGTTTTCAAACTCCCCCCTAGTATATGTATGTCTGGACCACCAGCTGACCCACATTAGATTGAGAAGTAATGtacttctcctttctttcttttcagcTTCAACCCGCTTTGTGAAATGTGAGAAATGCCATCATTTCTTTGTGGTGTTGTCAGAGACAGATTCTAAGAAGAGCCTGAATAAGGAGCAGGAATCAGCCAATGAAGCTGCTAAACTAGCCTTTCAGCAgaaaccccctcctccccccaaaaaGGTGCAGTAGCACACCTCAACACATTTATGAAgcaagtttacatttacatttagtcatttagcagacgctcttatccagagcgacttacagtaagtacagggacattcccccgaggcaagtagggtgaagtgccttgcccaaggacacaaggtcatctggcacggccgggaatcgaactggcaaccttctgattacaagcccgcttccctaaccgctcagccacctgactccctaagttAGACAAGATTCATCTTTGCAGTCCTAATATGTTCTAGTTTAAGGCTGCGGGCAGATGTTGGGTGGTGTCTGGCTCGTTCATGGAATTTGGCGTTGCACCAAAGTCCAACTTTATGGACTGTCTGCTCATATTGTCTCTTAGATCTACGCTTACCTCGATAAGTATGTTGTTGGACAGTCCTATGCAAAGAAAGTGTTGGCGGTGGCTGTTTACAACCACTACAAGCGCATCTACAACAACCTCCCTGCTGCCAGTGCCAAGCCTCAGGTGGAAACAGAGAAACAGGCCTCACTCACACCGCGAGGTTGGTACATTCCCTGAGCTGGACCACCTTTCTGCATCTCTAGTCTGAATTGGTCTCTCATGGTCTCTGACATTATCTATTTCTGACATTGGTTTTAAATGTATGTTCAATAACACAGTAAGTCTATCCACCACAGGGATGGCAGCTACAGTAACAGATACACTAGATATATATTGTAATCCATCCTAATACAGGGAGTGGTAAACATGCTTTGTATGCTTTGTGTCTCAAACTTTTCAGGTTTTTCAAATGGCAAAATATGTGGCTTAGTACATTGTAAATATGTTTATGGGGTTACGCTTCTTTGTGATGGTTTGGCATTTGTACAAGGAGTATAGTATGAAAGGGTAAGATGTCACCTCCAATAGCCCTCTTCGGTGGAGGTTAAAGTTGATTGCTTCAGAACATTTTGGTGTTGCTCATCCAGGACTAGGGCTTCATTCGGGCACACTCTTGCGTTTAGAGCAGCTAATAGTAGTTGTAATGTTAAAGGACAACTTTCATCCTGTTTTGTAGAGCTAGAGATAAGAAGACGAGAGGATGAATACAGATTGACAAGTAAGTGGTAATTGTAAATCGCAGAACAAGTGATTCCTTGCAATTTCAATAACTAAATAGCTTGTTGTACAAATGCCAACATCCTCTGCTTACCCcacctcttcccttcctctcatcaTTCACAAGTGTCTCTATTAAGTTGGGGGAAAGCCACTACTTACTTCCAAAACGTcagcaagctatttttaaagCATACTGTGTATTTGACTTGACACCTCTTGAGTGTTACACAACCCTGAGAAATTATGTGACTAAAATCCTGGGGAAATGCCATGTTCTTCCAGCCATGTGCTGACTGATAGGCCTGGTGTGACCCAGTAACTTTGCTAAACAGACGCTATCTCCACACAGTAACTGTACACTGAGTCTGGGTGAAACAATTATTTGTAGATAACCCTTGGCAGCAACACACAGTGTCATGTATATCATTTAAAACTAGGTCAAgataagtatttttttttatcagggtTTGTTGAGTAATGTCACAGATGTTGGTTGGTTTCTTAATGATGTAGTAATACAAAAGTAAGAAGGACTGGAGGACATTTAAATAACAGAATCCAATGTTTTTAGGACAGTTGTTATGCGGGTGTTTAGGTGACATCCCTGTGTAGTTCAGATCCCAAGCTTACTCTATCTCTTGTTTACAGAGCTGCTGCAGATCGCTGGGATAAATCCCCATGGCAACGCTCTGGGTGCCTCTGTCCAGCAGGCCAATCAGCAGCCAgcccaggagaagagggggggagaggtccTCGACTCCTTCCACACCAACATCAAACTAGAAAAGAGCAACATTGTCCTGTTGGGCCCTACTGGGTCAGGTGAGTAGATATGTAAACATAAAACATATACAAGAAACAAATATGATTAAGTAGCACCTCAACAGCAGTGGCATGACTAATTACATCACTGCTTGTGTTAATGTCTAATTCATTAATGGtaaaaatacatttctaaaAATCTTCATGACTCACCATGTAAATGCATATTCTAGTAAGTGAAAATAAACATTTGACACCAATTTGTGTGAACATGATATCTCTCGTTTCAGGCAAAACCCTTCTGGCTCAAACTTTAGCTAAGTGCCTAGATGTGCCCTTTGCCATCTGTGACTGtacaaccctaacccaggcCGGGTACGTAGGAGAGGACATAGAGTCTGTCGTTGCAAAGCTCCTCCAAGATGCTAACTACTCCGTAGAGAAAGCACAGCAAGGTACTGTGTGTGCTTCTGGTCAATGTTTGTCTGTACTGCATGTGTAAGGTGAACTATTAGCCAATGTTATGGGCTCTCATTTTGCCTTTGTAGGCATCGTTTTTCTGGACGAGGTGGATAAAATTGGCAGTGTGCCCGGAATCCACCAGTTAAGGGATGTGGGAGGGGAAGGAGTGCAGCAGGTTAGTCAGAGATCTGAGATCAGCTTCGGTCACTCTCAGCTGGGCTTGCGTAATGTCATCGAGTTATTGCACTGCCAAAATCCCAATGCCATTTTTGACTAAATGTCTTGAAATGTTTAATCAATGTCTAATGGAATTAATGACAGTTATGTAGCTTTTTTGGATGAAAATGTATCTGCATCATCCTAGGGCCTGCTTAAACTCCTGGAGGGAACCATAGTCAATGTGCCTGAGAAGAACTCCAGGAAGCTGCGAGGAGAGACCGTACAGGTCGACACCACAAACATCCTGTTTGTAGCCTCTGGTGCCTTCAACGGGCTGGACCGGATTATCAGCAGGAGAAAGAATGAAAAagtaatgtacaaaaaaaacatatgTTGTTATAAATATGCGGATCCCAAGCTCCCAAATGACTGAGCTCTGAAGAGAAGGGGCAAAGACCTCTGAAGAAGAACTACAGGTGACATTagcatctctctctgtgcagtACCTTGGCTTTGGCACGCCGTCCAACATGGGGCAGGGCCGGCGGGCGGC harbors:
- the clpxa gene encoding caseinolytic mitochondrial matrix peptidase chaperone subunit Xa isoform X2, with protein sequence MSCTCRSAARLFITSQKGVSYSRAQVFSISRPGTPGVRLTRRAPVRSFSETSVYFSSKDVKDGDGGKKSASETKRGSSGGSGKGGSQLRCPKCGDACTHVETFVSSTRFVKCEKCHHFFVVLSETDSKKSLNKEQESANEAAKLAFQQKPPPPPKKIYAYLDKYVVGQSYAKKVLAVAVYNHYKRIYNNLPAASAKPQVETEKQASLTPRELLQIAGINPHGNALGASVQQANQQPAQEKRGGEVLDSFHTNIKLEKSNIVLLGPTGSGKTLLAQTLAKCLDVPFAICDCTTLTQAGYVGEDIESVVAKLLQDANYSVEKAQQGIVFLDEVDKIGSVPGIHQLRDVGGEGVQQGLLKLLEGTIVNVPEKNSRKLRGETVQVDTTNILFVASGAFNGLDRIISRRKNEKYLGFGTPSNMGQGRRAAAAADQANSSGETDALLEIEEKDRLLKHVEARDLIDFGMIPEFVGRLPVVVPLHSLDEETLVRILTEPRNAVVPQYQALFSMDKCELNVTPGALKAIARMALERKTGARGLRSIMEKLLLEPMFEVPNSDILAVELNQDVVQGKSEPRYMKAPTKDPSEEEYDSGIEEDNWPRQADVANN
- the clpxa gene encoding caseinolytic mitochondrial matrix peptidase chaperone subunit Xa isoform X1; amino-acid sequence: MSCTCRSAARLFITSQKGVSYSRAQVFSISRPGTPGVRLTRRAPVRSFSETSVYFSSKDVKDGDGGKKSASETKRGSSGGSGKGGSQLRCPKCGDACTHVETFVSSTRFVKCEKCHHFFVVLSETDSKKSLNKEQESANEAAKLAFQQKPPPPPKKIYAYLDKYVVGQSYAKKVLAVAVYNHYKRIYNNLPAASAKPQVETEKQASLTPRELEIRRREDEYRLTKLLQIAGINPHGNALGASVQQANQQPAQEKRGGEVLDSFHTNIKLEKSNIVLLGPTGSGKTLLAQTLAKCLDVPFAICDCTTLTQAGYVGEDIESVVAKLLQDANYSVEKAQQGIVFLDEVDKIGSVPGIHQLRDVGGEGVQQGLLKLLEGTIVNVPEKNSRKLRGETVQVDTTNILFVASGAFNGLDRIISRRKNEKYLGFGTPSNMGQGRRAAAAADQANSSGETDALLEIEEKDRLLKHVEARDLIDFGMIPEFVGRLPVVVPLHSLDEETLVRILTEPRNAVVPQYQALFSMDKCELNVTPGALKAIARMALERKTGARGLRSIMEKLLLEPMFEVPNSDILAVELNQDVVQGKSEPRYMKAPTKDPSEEEYDSGIEEDNWPRQADVANN
- the spg21 gene encoding maspardin, with protein sequence MEEIRVSPDYNWFRSTVPLKRIIVDDDDSKVWSLYDTGPKSIRCPIIFLPPVSGTAEVFFQQVLALTGWGYRVISLQYPVYWDLLEFCDGFRKLLDHLQLDKVHLFGASLGGFLAQKFAECTHKSPRVHSLVLCNSFSDTSIFNQTWTANSFWLMPAFMLKKIVLGNFSRGPVDPKMADAIDFMVDRLESLNQSDLASRLTLNCQNSYVEPHKIKDIAVTIMDVFDQSALSLEAKEEMYKLYPNARRAHLKTGGNFPYLCRSAEVNLYIQIHLRQFHGTRYAAINPAMISAEELEVQKSHQTSSRDSDDDQ